Proteins co-encoded in one Pseudarthrobacter chlorophenolicus A6 genomic window:
- the glgC gene encoding glucose-1-phosphate adenylyltransferase produces the protein MPLNKKVLAIVLAGGEGNRLMPLTADRAKPAVPFAGSYRLIDFAISNLVNSRYLQIVVLTQYKSHSLDRHISEAWRMSTQLGNYVASVPAQQRVGKSWFLGSANAIYQSLNLIHDANPDIVVVVGADHVYRMDFAQMVEQHVHSGAKATVAAVRQPLNMADQFGVIEVDQNDPQKIAAFVEKPASTPGLAADPSQFLASMGNYVFDADALVAALHVDAERLDTKHDMGGDIIPYFVNQGEAGVYDFTLNEIPGSTERDRTYWRDVGTIDSFYDAHMDLISPLPVFNLYNSEWPIYTRQSISPPAKFVRGLNNTVGTALDSIVSSGVVISGGVVEGSVLSNDVYVATSSRVIDSVLMDKVQVGEGAVINRAIIDKNVKVPAGAAIGLDPELDRARGFKVTDSGITVLSKYQEVPEPGEHERQLAAKNLHLVPNAVKAAADQYPEVRESVDKVARTHAAAAAAEASPGARVS, from the coding sequence ATGCCGTTGAATAAAAAAGTCCTGGCCATTGTCCTCGCAGGTGGCGAGGGAAACAGACTGATGCCACTGACGGCAGACCGGGCGAAGCCCGCGGTGCCTTTCGCCGGCAGCTACCGCCTTATCGATTTTGCGATTTCCAACCTGGTGAATTCGCGCTACCTGCAAATTGTGGTCCTCACGCAGTACAAATCCCATAGCCTCGACCGGCATATTTCCGAAGCCTGGCGCATGTCCACGCAGCTGGGGAACTACGTCGCTTCCGTCCCCGCCCAGCAGCGCGTCGGCAAGAGCTGGTTCCTGGGCAGCGCCAACGCCATCTACCAGTCCCTGAACCTGATCCACGACGCCAACCCCGACATCGTCGTCGTGGTCGGTGCAGACCACGTCTACCGCATGGACTTCGCCCAGATGGTGGAGCAGCACGTCCACAGCGGAGCCAAGGCAACCGTTGCCGCCGTCCGCCAGCCACTGAACATGGCCGACCAGTTCGGCGTCATCGAGGTGGACCAGAACGATCCGCAGAAGATCGCGGCATTCGTGGAGAAGCCGGCCAGCACTCCCGGGCTCGCAGCGGATCCGTCCCAGTTCCTCGCCTCCATGGGCAACTACGTGTTCGACGCCGACGCCCTGGTGGCCGCCCTGCACGTGGACGCCGAACGCCTCGACACCAAGCACGACATGGGCGGCGACATCATCCCCTACTTCGTCAACCAGGGCGAGGCGGGCGTTTACGACTTCACGCTCAACGAGATCCCCGGTTCCACCGAACGCGACCGCACCTACTGGCGCGACGTAGGCACCATCGACTCCTTCTACGACGCCCACATGGACCTCATCTCCCCGCTGCCGGTGTTCAACCTCTACAACTCCGAATGGCCCATTTACACGCGGCAGAGCATTTCCCCGCCCGCCAAGTTTGTCCGCGGCCTCAACAACACGGTGGGCACCGCCCTGGATTCGATCGTCTCAAGCGGCGTGGTGATCTCCGGCGGCGTGGTGGAGGGGTCCGTCCTCTCCAACGACGTGTACGTGGCAACCAGCAGCCGGGTCATCGACTCCGTGCTGATGGACAAAGTACAGGTGGGCGAGGGCGCGGTGATCAACCGGGCCATCATTGACAAGAACGTCAAGGTGCCGGCCGGCGCTGCCATCGGTTTGGACCCGGAGCTGGACCGGGCCCGCGGCTTCAAGGTCACCGATTCCGGGATCACCGTTCTGTCCAAGTACCAGGAAGTCCCGGAACCCGGCGAACATGAGCGCCAGCTGGCCGCCAAGAACCTGCACCTGGTCCCCAACGCCGTAAAGGCGGCCGCGGACCAATACCCGGAGGTGCGCGAATCGGTGGACAAGGTGGCCAGGACCCACGCCGCCGCTGCCGCTGCCGAAGCTTCCCCCGGGGCGCGCGTCTCCTGA
- the glgA gene encoding glycogen synthase: MRIDIVTKEFPPEIYGGAGVHVAELSRVLSKHVDLQVRAFGAPRDADYHGAAVTSYAVPEDLGSANAAVQTLGVDLRIVPDIAGADLVHSHTWYANMAGHLASLLHGIPHVLSAHSLEPLRPWKAEQLGGGYALSSWVEKTAYEAAAAIIAVSEGMRQDILRSYPDVDPEKVRVVHNGIDVELWKRDENDDAIRALGIDPARPSVVFVGRNTRQKGVPYLLRAAAKLPDDVQLVLCLGAADTPELAAETAALIEELQKQRTGVVLIERMLPRHELIQVLSHATAFACPSIYEPLGIVNLEAMACGAAVVASATGGIPEVVEHGRTGLLVDLEQVTDGTGTPLDPEKFVSEFAAALTEVVSDPDRARAMGQAGRERAEKHFSWESITETTLEVYRSVLPAGS; this comes from the coding sequence GTGCGAATAGATATTGTGACTAAAGAGTTCCCGCCGGAAATTTATGGTGGCGCCGGGGTGCACGTCGCCGAACTGAGCAGGGTGCTTAGTAAGCACGTTGACCTGCAGGTTCGTGCTTTTGGTGCTCCCCGCGACGCCGACTATCACGGGGCAGCGGTGACCTCCTACGCTGTGCCGGAGGACCTGGGGTCAGCCAACGCTGCGGTGCAGACGCTGGGCGTGGACCTGAGGATCGTCCCGGACATTGCCGGCGCCGACCTGGTCCATTCGCATACCTGGTACGCCAACATGGCCGGACACCTGGCCTCGCTGCTGCACGGAATTCCGCATGTTTTGAGCGCCCACAGCCTGGAGCCCCTGCGTCCGTGGAAAGCGGAGCAGCTCGGTGGCGGCTATGCCTTGTCCTCCTGGGTGGAGAAGACTGCCTATGAGGCTGCCGCCGCCATCATCGCCGTGTCAGAGGGAATGCGGCAGGACATCCTGCGCAGCTACCCCGACGTCGATCCGGAGAAGGTCCGGGTAGTCCACAACGGGATCGACGTGGAGCTGTGGAAGCGCGACGAAAACGACGACGCCATCCGTGCGCTGGGTATCGATCCGGCCAGGCCGAGCGTCGTCTTTGTGGGAAGAAACACGCGTCAGAAGGGGGTTCCGTACCTCCTTCGGGCGGCTGCGAAGCTTCCTGACGACGTCCAGCTGGTCCTGTGCCTGGGTGCGGCCGACACCCCGGAGCTGGCCGCCGAAACCGCCGCGCTGATCGAAGAGCTGCAGAAACAGCGGACCGGCGTGGTGCTGATCGAGCGGATGTTGCCCCGCCACGAGCTGATCCAGGTCCTGAGCCACGCCACCGCCTTCGCCTGCCCTTCCATTTACGAACCGCTGGGCATCGTCAACCTCGAGGCGATGGCCTGCGGCGCTGCAGTGGTGGCCAGCGCCACGGGTGGCATCCCCGAGGTGGTGGAGCACGGCCGGACCGGGCTGCTGGTGGACCTCGAGCAGGTCACTGACGGTACCGGGACGCCGCTGGATCCGGAGAAGTTTGTCAGTGAATTCGCGGCCGCCCTCACGGAAGTCGTCTCCGATCCGGACCGCGCGAGGGCCATGGGCCAGGCGGGCCGTGAGCGTGCCGAGAAGCATTTCTCGTGGGAGTCCATCACGGAGACCACCCTTGAGGTGTACCGCTCAGTGCTGCCCGCCGGCAGCTGA
- a CDS encoding pyridoxamine 5'-phosphate oxidase family protein, whose amino-acid sequence MSNESSPDVQNLEHHECWAMLRTVSVGRLAVLSDGRPDIFPINYTVDGGTVVFRTGQGTKLSAASGDAAVAVEADGVDPESGLAWSVVVKGTAEVVKGAEDVLDTSRLYLFPWQAGRKDAFVRITPESVTGRRFKVTEPMTWWTQISSSAKSAHK is encoded by the coding sequence ATGAGCAACGAGTCATCACCTGACGTCCAGAACCTCGAGCACCACGAATGCTGGGCCATGCTGCGCACCGTCTCCGTGGGCAGGCTGGCCGTCCTCTCGGACGGCCGCCCGGATATCTTCCCCATCAATTACACGGTGGACGGCGGCACGGTGGTGTTCCGCACGGGCCAGGGCACCAAGCTGTCGGCCGCGTCAGGAGACGCGGCCGTGGCGGTGGAGGCCGACGGCGTAGATCCGGAGAGCGGCCTCGCCTGGAGCGTGGTGGTCAAGGGAACCGCGGAAGTGGTGAAGGGGGCCGAGGACGTCCTGGACACGTCCCGGCTCTACCTCTTCCCCTGGCAGGCGGGCCGGAAGGACGCGTTCGTCCGGATTACCCCGGAGTCCGTCACCGGCCGCCGGTTCAAGGTCACCGAGCCGATGACCTGGTGGACCCAGATCAGCAGTTCGGCCAAGTCCGCCCACAAGTAA
- a CDS encoding transglutaminase family protein, translating into MTRLSIVHRTAYKYNKRVTLSYNEARMTPLTDSQQVVLESVVKVSPSQAAVSTYRDYWGTRVTAFDMQMPHDHLEVISNITVEVHRAGKIPSESDIVGWDVLASPETLNTHSDWLPQSRLSGPGDEVLGIIPGVVDGKNPHEAAMAIFAWMRGEMTYMSGSTAVTTNAEEAWTQRQGVCQDLAHLAIGALRSCGIPARYVSGYLHPRSSAGVGETVAGQSHAWLEWWDGEWRSWDPTNHKPAGDFHVTVARGRDYRDVSPLKGILSGGGGSALNVSVEITQLA; encoded by the coding sequence ATGACCCGGCTGAGCATCGTGCACCGGACGGCGTACAAGTACAACAAGCGCGTCACCCTCTCGTACAACGAGGCACGGATGACGCCGCTGACGGACTCCCAGCAGGTGGTCCTCGAATCGGTGGTCAAGGTGTCCCCGTCGCAGGCGGCCGTGAGCACCTACCGCGACTACTGGGGCACCAGGGTGACGGCCTTCGATATGCAGATGCCGCACGACCACCTCGAGGTCATCTCGAACATCACCGTCGAAGTCCACCGCGCCGGGAAGATCCCGTCCGAGTCCGACATCGTTGGATGGGATGTGCTGGCTTCTCCGGAAACCCTCAACACCCACAGCGACTGGCTGCCGCAGTCACGGCTCAGCGGGCCGGGGGACGAAGTCCTGGGCATCATCCCGGGCGTTGTTGACGGAAAGAACCCGCATGAGGCCGCCATGGCCATCTTTGCCTGGATGCGCGGCGAGATGACCTACATGTCCGGCTCCACCGCCGTCACCACCAACGCCGAAGAGGCGTGGACGCAGCGGCAGGGTGTCTGCCAGGACCTCGCGCACCTGGCCATCGGTGCCCTGCGCAGCTGCGGAATCCCCGCACGCTATGTTTCGGGTTACCTGCACCCGCGCTCCAGTGCCGGTGTGGGAGAGACAGTTGCCGGCCAGTCGCACGCCTGGCTGGAGTGGTGGGACGGCGAATGGCGCAGCTGGGACCCCACCAACCACAAGCCTGCCGGTGACTTTCACGTCACCGTGGCACGCGGAAGGGATTACCGGGACGTCTCGCCGCTGAAGGGCATCCTGTCCGGCGGCGGCGGATCGGCCCTGAACGTAAGCGTGGAGATCACCCAGCTCGCCTGA
- a CDS encoding TetR/AcrR family transcriptional regulator: MRLPIPSVPDTLGIVNIPGVQTEALTDGHSPAASPDGRSSRWESHREERRRQLIKQARRAVHALGSDASMEDIAAAAGTSKSVFYRYFGDKAGLQQAVGEVVLDQMQRRIREAAQSAVTPREGLFAMVSAYLQMASTSPNVYTFVTRHAEASGAAAVSGALGHFFDAVAEMIATPMRSHLGDGKEAVIGFWPKAAIGLVRNAGEQWLSTPGSAAKPEQDAMARQITDWLCVGIAPELSTPSTTKQPVSTNEGH, translated from the coding sequence ATGCGGTTACCGATACCCAGCGTACCTGATACGCTGGGTATCGTGAACATCCCCGGAGTACAAACTGAAGCACTCACTGACGGGCACTCCCCTGCCGCCAGTCCGGACGGCAGGTCGTCCCGCTGGGAGTCCCACCGCGAAGAGCGCCGGCGGCAGCTGATCAAGCAGGCCCGGCGCGCGGTTCATGCACTTGGCAGCGACGCCTCCATGGAGGACATCGCCGCAGCCGCGGGTACGTCCAAGTCGGTGTTCTACCGCTACTTTGGCGACAAGGCCGGGCTGCAGCAGGCGGTGGGCGAGGTGGTCCTGGACCAGATGCAGCGCCGTATCCGTGAGGCCGCACAGAGTGCTGTGACGCCGCGGGAAGGGTTGTTCGCGATGGTCTCCGCCTACCTGCAGATGGCCTCCACCAGCCCAAACGTCTACACCTTCGTCACGCGCCACGCCGAAGCATCCGGGGCAGCGGCCGTCTCCGGGGCCCTGGGGCACTTCTTCGACGCAGTGGCCGAGATGATCGCCACCCCCATGCGCTCCCACCTGGGTGACGGGAAGGAAGCGGTCATCGGGTTCTGGCCCAAGGCTGCCATCGGGCTGGTGCGGAATGCCGGCGAACAGTGGCTCAGCACCCCCGGCTCCGCCGCCAAACCGGAGCAGGACGCCATGGCCCGCCAGATCACCGACTGGCTCTGCGTCGGCATCGCACCCGAACTGTCTACTCCCAGCACCACCAAGCAACCTGTCAGCACCAACGAAGGACATTGA
- a CDS encoding acetyl-CoA C-acetyltransferase — translation MSIDGQSAAGPDQSAHPTAGAITLRRAVIVGGNRIPFARAGGAYAKSSNQDMLTAALDGLIARFGLQDERLGEVAAGAVLKHSRDFNLTREAVLGSALSAETPAYDLQQACATGLETVVGLSNKIKLGQIDSAIAGGVDSASDAPVVVSEGLREVILDLNRAKTLPQRLQILSRLRPKDLAPLAPGTAEPRTGLSMGEHQALTTAQWKVSREAQDELALNSHRNLAAAYGAGFFDDLITPYRGLSRDGNMRADTSAEKLASLKPVFGRNLGADATMTAGNSTPLTDGASTVLLASDEWADARDLPKLAAVVDAEAAAVDFVHGKDGLLMAPVFAVPRLLARHNLTLADIDYFEIHEAFAATVLSTLAAWEDEDFGRTRLGLDGALGKVDRARLNVNGSSLAAGHPFAATGGRIVASLAKLLHAKGSTDGRPARGLVSVCAAGGQGVVAILESV, via the coding sequence ATGTCCATCGACGGACAGTCAGCCGCCGGCCCCGACCAGTCAGCCCACCCAACCGCGGGGGCTATTACGCTCCGCCGGGCAGTCATTGTGGGCGGCAACAGGATTCCCTTCGCCCGTGCCGGGGGTGCCTACGCAAAATCCTCCAATCAGGACATGCTCACGGCAGCCCTGGACGGACTTATTGCCCGCTTCGGCCTCCAGGACGAACGCCTGGGAGAAGTGGCAGCCGGCGCGGTGCTCAAGCATTCGCGTGACTTCAACCTGACCCGCGAAGCGGTCCTCGGCTCGGCATTGTCTGCCGAAACACCGGCCTACGACCTCCAGCAGGCCTGCGCCACAGGCCTGGAGACCGTGGTGGGCCTGTCCAACAAGATCAAGCTCGGCCAGATTGACTCTGCCATCGCCGGAGGGGTCGACTCCGCCTCGGACGCCCCCGTGGTGGTCAGCGAAGGCCTCAGGGAGGTCATCCTTGACCTCAACCGGGCAAAGACACTGCCGCAACGGCTGCAGATCCTCAGCCGCCTGCGTCCCAAGGACCTTGCTCCGCTGGCCCCGGGTACTGCAGAACCGCGCACCGGCCTGTCCATGGGGGAACACCAGGCCCTGACGACCGCACAATGGAAGGTCTCCCGCGAAGCCCAGGATGAGCTTGCCCTCAACAGCCACCGCAACCTTGCCGCCGCATACGGGGCCGGGTTCTTTGACGACCTGATCACCCCCTACCGGGGCCTGTCCCGTGACGGCAACATGCGCGCCGATACGTCGGCCGAGAAGCTCGCATCGCTGAAGCCTGTCTTCGGCAGGAACCTTGGCGCCGACGCCACCATGACCGCCGGAAACTCAACGCCGCTGACAGATGGCGCCTCAACGGTCCTGCTGGCCTCGGACGAATGGGCAGATGCACGCGACCTGCCGAAGCTGGCTGCCGTGGTGGATGCAGAGGCTGCAGCAGTGGACTTCGTCCATGGCAAGGACGGGCTTCTGATGGCTCCGGTCTTCGCCGTTCCCCGGCTGCTGGCCCGCCACAACCTGACCTTGGCGGACATCGACTACTTCGAGATCCACGAGGCCTTCGCGGCCACTGTATTGAGCACGCTTGCTGCGTGGGAGGACGAGGACTTCGGCCGCACCCGGCTGGGCCTGGACGGTGCACTCGGCAAGGTGGACCGCGCACGTCTGAACGTGAACGGCTCGTCACTCGCCGCGGGGCACCCCTTCGCGGCCACCGGCGGACGCATCGTGGCTTCGCTGGCCAAGCTGCTGCACGCCAAGGGCAGCACGGATGGGCGACCCGCCCGCGGCCTGGTATCGGTGTGCGCTGCAGGCGGCCAGGGCGTCGTCGCAATCCTGGAATCGGTGTAG
- a CDS encoding SDR family NAD(P)-dependent oxidoreductase — MSSPDLTPEEIQACLKVLNTIHVYDEEHPDYISVRRATGKMFKAVKRHRRVTKRDMIADADRAVIALTATAAPDRIDDETRGNKLATSATGEVAGHLIRSRPCYICKKHYTQVDAFYHQLCPECAAFSHSKRDARTDLNGRRALLTGGRAKIGMYIALRLLRDGAHTTITTRFPKDAARRFAAMEDSAEWLHRLRIVGIDLRDPSQVMALTDSLNEAGPLDIIINNAAQTVRRTGNAYKPLVDAEDEPLPAALEQANGGPELLTFGHAHDKHPLALAGSVTEHPVLAGDAVTSLALSTGSASLERIAAGTAIDAGGLVPDLATINSWTQVVDEVDPLEMLEVQLCNVTAPFLLVSRLRGAIQRSTAHRKYIVNVSAMEGQFSRAYKGPGHPHTNMAKAALNMMTRTSAQEMLDTDGILMTAVDTGWITDERPHYTKVRLMEEGFHAPLDLVDGAARVYDPIVMGENGEDQYGVFLKDYKPSPW; from the coding sequence ATGAGCTCCCCCGACCTGACCCCTGAGGAAATCCAGGCCTGCCTCAAGGTCCTGAACACCATCCACGTCTACGACGAGGAGCACCCTGACTACATCTCGGTGCGCCGGGCCACCGGCAAAATGTTCAAAGCGGTCAAACGCCACCGCAGGGTCACCAAGCGCGACATGATTGCCGACGCCGACCGGGCCGTCATTGCCCTGACGGCCACGGCCGCCCCGGACCGGATCGACGACGAGACGCGCGGGAACAAACTCGCTACCTCCGCCACCGGCGAAGTGGCCGGCCACCTCATCCGGTCCCGCCCCTGTTACATCTGCAAGAAGCACTACACCCAGGTCGACGCCTTCTACCACCAGCTGTGCCCGGAATGTGCGGCGTTCAGCCACAGCAAGCGCGATGCACGGACCGATCTCAACGGCCGGAGGGCCCTGCTGACCGGCGGCCGCGCCAAGATCGGCATGTACATCGCCCTCCGGCTGCTGCGGGACGGAGCCCACACCACCATCACCACCCGGTTCCCCAAGGACGCCGCACGGCGGTTCGCTGCCATGGAGGACAGCGCCGAGTGGCTGCACCGGCTGCGGATTGTGGGCATCGACCTCCGCGACCCGTCCCAGGTCATGGCGCTGACCGACTCCCTTAACGAGGCCGGGCCGCTGGACATCATCATCAACAACGCCGCCCAGACCGTCCGCCGCACCGGCAACGCCTACAAGCCACTGGTGGATGCCGAGGACGAACCGCTGCCTGCCGCACTGGAGCAGGCCAACGGCGGACCGGAACTGCTGACATTCGGCCACGCCCATGACAAGCATCCGCTGGCGCTGGCCGGCAGCGTGACCGAGCACCCCGTCCTCGCCGGGGATGCTGTGACGTCACTGGCACTCTCCACCGGTTCCGCCTCACTGGAACGCATCGCGGCGGGGACGGCCATCGACGCCGGCGGCCTGGTTCCGGACCTGGCCACCATCAACAGCTGGACTCAGGTGGTGGACGAGGTGGACCCGCTGGAGATGCTTGAAGTCCAGCTCTGCAACGTCACAGCCCCGTTCCTGCTGGTCAGCCGCCTCCGTGGTGCCATACAGCGTTCCACGGCACACCGCAAGTACATCGTGAATGTCTCCGCCATGGAAGGCCAGTTCTCCCGGGCCTACAAGGGCCCCGGCCACCCGCACACCAACATGGCTAAAGCAGCGCTGAACATGATGACCAGGACCAGCGCGCAGGAGATGCTCGATACCGACGGCATCCTGATGACCGCCGTGGACACCGGCTGGATCACCGATGAGCGGCCCCACTACACGAAGGTCCGGCTGATGGAGGAGGGCTTCCACGCTCCGCTGGACCTGGTGGACGGTGCAGCGCGGGTCTACGACCCCATTGTCATGGGTGAAAACGGAGAAGACCAGTACGGCGTCTTCCTCAAGGATTACAAGCCCAGCCCCTGGTGA
- a CDS encoding acyl-CoA dehydrogenase family protein, with the protein MTEVVDRPAAKGSGPSRLPAPTDRTQPGVDSEALGRQLLGKWADVRRQARDLAARPELHKVEGQTHTDHRARVFGQLKFLVDNGAVHRAFPAELGGSDDHGGNIAGFEELVVADPSLQIKAGVQWGLFGSAVMHLGTAEHHAKWLPGIMSLEIPGCFAMTETGHGSDVASIATTATYEPASEEFIIHTPFRAAWKDYIGNAATDGLGAVVFAQLVTQGVNHGVHAFYVDLRDPDTKEFLPGIGGEDDGIKGGLNGIDNGRLHFTNVRVPRTNLLNRYGDVAADGTYSSPIASPGRRFFTMLGTLVQGRVSLDGAAVAASKVALKAAIQYATERRQFNASSHTDEEVLLDYQRHQRRLFTRLATTYAAGFAHEQLLQKFDDVFSGAADTDADRQDLETLAAALKPLSTWHALDTLQECREACGGAGFLIENRFASLRADLDVYATFEGDNTVLLQLVAKRLLADYAKEFRNVDFGVLARYVVGQATGAAIHRTGLRQVAQFITDTGSVQKAAIALRDEEGQRALLTDRVQTMVAEAATALKGSNRLPQDKGAALFNRHQNELIDAAQAHAELLQWEAFTEALADVTDPGTKKVLTWLRDLFGLSLIEKNLSWYLMNGRLSMQRARTVGGYINRLLEKIRPHALDLVDAFGYGDEHVRAAIATGAETVRQDEARAYFRSQRASGQSPVDEKVLLARKAGGRKA; encoded by the coding sequence ATGACTGAAGTAGTGGACCGCCCCGCCGCCAAGGGTTCCGGCCCTTCCCGGCTCCCTGCCCCCACAGACCGGACCCAGCCGGGCGTCGACTCCGAAGCGCTGGGCAGGCAACTCCTTGGCAAATGGGCAGATGTCCGCCGCCAGGCGCGGGACCTCGCCGCCCGCCCTGAACTGCATAAAGTCGAGGGCCAGACCCACACGGACCACCGTGCCAGGGTCTTCGGGCAATTGAAGTTCCTCGTTGACAACGGAGCGGTCCACCGCGCTTTCCCCGCCGAGCTGGGCGGCTCCGACGACCACGGCGGAAACATTGCCGGCTTCGAGGAGCTGGTGGTGGCGGATCCGTCCCTGCAGATCAAGGCCGGGGTCCAGTGGGGGCTGTTCGGCTCAGCCGTCATGCACCTTGGCACGGCAGAGCACCATGCAAAGTGGCTGCCCGGAATCATGAGCCTTGAAATTCCCGGCTGCTTCGCCATGACCGAGACCGGCCACGGCTCGGATGTGGCAAGTATTGCCACCACTGCAACCTATGAGCCCGCCTCCGAAGAGTTCATTATTCACACGCCCTTCCGCGCTGCCTGGAAGGACTACATCGGAAACGCGGCAACGGACGGACTCGGCGCAGTGGTGTTCGCCCAGCTGGTGACGCAGGGCGTCAACCACGGGGTCCATGCCTTCTACGTGGACCTCCGCGACCCGGACACCAAGGAATTCCTGCCGGGCATTGGCGGTGAGGACGACGGAATCAAGGGCGGCCTCAACGGGATCGACAACGGACGGCTGCATTTCACCAATGTCAGGGTCCCGCGCACCAACCTGCTCAACCGCTATGGCGACGTCGCCGCCGACGGCACCTACAGCTCCCCCATCGCCAGCCCCGGCCGGCGCTTCTTCACTATGCTGGGAACCCTGGTCCAGGGTCGGGTATCCCTGGACGGAGCAGCCGTGGCGGCATCCAAGGTGGCGTTGAAGGCCGCCATCCAGTACGCCACCGAACGCCGGCAGTTCAACGCCTCCTCCCATACGGACGAGGAAGTGCTGCTGGACTACCAGCGGCACCAGCGCCGCCTGTTCACCAGGCTGGCCACCACCTACGCCGCCGGGTTTGCGCACGAACAGCTCCTGCAGAAGTTCGACGACGTCTTCTCCGGCGCCGCGGACACCGACGCCGACCGCCAGGACCTCGAAACCCTTGCGGCAGCGCTCAAGCCCCTCAGCACCTGGCATGCCCTGGACACGCTGCAGGAATGCCGGGAAGCCTGCGGCGGCGCCGGGTTCCTGATTGAGAACAGGTTTGCCTCGCTCCGGGCGGACCTTGACGTCTACGCCACGTTCGAAGGCGATAACACCGTGCTGCTGCAGCTCGTTGCCAAGCGGCTGCTGGCCGACTATGCCAAGGAGTTTCGCAACGTGGACTTCGGCGTTCTGGCCCGCTACGTGGTGGGGCAGGCCACCGGCGCAGCCATCCACCGGACCGGCCTGCGCCAGGTGGCACAGTTCATCACCGACACCGGCTCCGTGCAGAAGGCTGCGATCGCGCTGCGCGACGAGGAAGGGCAGCGCGCCCTGCTCACCGACCGGGTGCAGACCATGGTCGCTGAGGCTGCCACCGCGCTCAAGGGCAGCAACCGGCTCCCGCAGGACAAGGGAGCGGCCCTCTTCAACCGCCACCAGAACGAACTGATCGACGCTGCGCAGGCCCACGCCGAACTGCTGCAGTGGGAGGCCTTCACCGAGGCGCTCGCCGACGTTACCGACCCCGGCACGAAGAAGGTCCTGACCTGGCTGCGTGACCTCTTCGGACTCTCCCTGATCGAGAAGAACCTCTCCTGGTACCTGATGAACGGCAGGCTCTCCATGCAGCGGGCGCGTACCGTGGGCGGTTATATCAACAGGCTGCTCGAGAAGATCAGGCCGCATGCACTGGACCTGGTGGACGCATTCGGGTACGGCGATGAACACGTCCGCGCTGCCATTGCCACAGGGGCCGAAACGGTACGCCAGGACGAGGCCCGCGCCTACTTCCGCAGCCAACGTGCCAGCGGGCAGTCCCCCGTGGACGAGAAAGTGCTGCTGGCGCGCAAAGCCGGTGGCCGCAAGGCCTAA